CATAAATGAAGTAGTTAAAATATTAAAAGATAATATAAACTCTTTTTCATATAGAAAATTTACAACTTATGATAAAACTATTTGTCAATATGATGGAAGAAGAGAGGTAATTTGTAGTAAGTGTGAAGAGGTTTGCCCAACTGTTGCAATTACTAAAGATGATACAACAAAAACTTTAACTTTTTCTCAAGTTGATTGTCATGGATGTGGTGGATGTATTAGTGTTTGTCCAAGTGGAGCATTAGATTATACTCCTACAAATAAAGAGTCACTTTATGAAATTTCAAAGTTTTATAAAGAGACACACCCTTTAATTATTCCTTCAAAAATGTCTTTGGATAATTTAAATATAGAGCTTAAAGAGAATGTTTTACCATTTGCAATTGATGGTGAAAAGTTCTTACATGAAGGAACTTTGCTTACTTTGCTTCAAATATCAGGTTCTCAACTTATTTTTTATAGTGATTTTTTGTCAAAAGGTACAAAAGATGCTATTAGAATATTAAATGATATTTATCAAAAAAGATACCAAAAAGATGCTGTTTTAATTGCTATGAATGAAGATGAATTAGCTTTGGCTTTAAAACAAATATCTTTTGTGGAAAACTCTTATTTTAACTTTAATCAAGATGGCTTCAAAAAAAGAGAAGTTTTTTCTCATAGACTTCAAAAAATTGTTGGAAATGATGATTTGGGAGTTGTTGAAACAGGTGAACATATTCATTATGCAAAAGTTGAAGTAAATCAAGATACATGTACTTTATGTCTAGTTTGTGTAGGTGCTTGTAATGTTGGAGCTTTAGTTGCTGATGCTAGTGATAATACCCTAAGAATAAATCCAAGTATTTGTACAGCATGTGGATATTGTGAAGTTTCTTGTCCTGAGGCAAATTGTTTAACAATAAAACAAGATATAATCGAGTTAAAACCAACTTGGTTTAAAGAGAGTGTTTTAGCTCAGGATAAACTTTTTGCATGTGTTGAGTGTGGAGTTGAATTTGCAACAGCAAAAGCAATAGAAAAAATAGCTTCAAAAATGGCAACAGTTTTTGCAAGTGATCCTGTAAAAGTAAGAAGCTTGTACTGTTGTGCTAATTGTAAACCAAAAATTATGATGCAAAGCTATTTTGATAATAGAAAATAAGGATAAAAAATGCAAGATACACAATCTATAAATAAAGCTAGAGCGATATATTACAACTTGTTTGCAAACTTTTTTGTTCCAAGTTCAGATATAAAAAACTATTTTGAACTTTTTAGACTCTTAAATCTTTTAAAAGATAGCTCTTTGGATGAAGCTTCTGAAGAGTCAATCAAAAATATTTTAAATCTTTTAGATAAGGATTCAAATCAATCTTTAATACAAGAGTATGATGATATTTTTCATAATCCTGTTTATGAAAAAGTTAGACAAACAGCCTCTTTCTATGATGAGGGTGTTGAATCTGGTAAAAAAAGAGTAGAGATGATTCAATTTGTTGCAAAAACAAAGCTTAGAAGAGATGAAAATAGATATTTTGAATATGAAGATTCTGTTGGCTTTATATTTTCAATAATGTCTGAATTGTCTAATTTAGTTGCTCTTGGAGAAAAGCAGTATGAAAATACTGTTCATTGTATTTTTGAACAAATTTTAAATCCTTTTGTAGATGAGTTTGCAAAAAGTATTTATGAGCACAAAAAAGCAAATATCTATAAAGAACTCATGGTTGTTTTACACTCATTTATTGAATTTGAAAGATTATATTTAGAGGTTACAAAACCACTAAAAAAAGAGAAAGCTAAAAAACAAGTAACTGATAACTGGGGAGATATTACTCCAGAGGAAAGAGAAAGAAGAGAGAGAAATAGAGCATTAAAAGCTTTAGGTCCTAAAAACTAAAAAGGTATTCCTTTTTAGGGATTTTATAAAGGAAGTTTAACTTTTTTTATAAAGTCTCTTAAGTTTAGAGGGGCTTAATTTCTATAAGGAGGTCAGTCGTGCAAGAAAGTAGAAGAGCTTTTGCAAAAAAAGCAGCAATTATCACAGCTGCTGCAGTTGCTACAACTGGAACTGTTGTATTGGCTGGAAATGGTGAAACATCTGTTCAAGATGATTCAAACAATGGTGTTGTTGTTGGAAAATCTAATAAAAAAGAGATTCTATACAAAAAAACAATGGCTTGGGAAGAGTTTTATAAAAACGCAAAATAAATTTAGTAGGAGAAGCTTATGTCAGCAAATACATATGAAGCTTTAAATGCAAAAGTAGGAAGACGGTCGTTTTTAAAAATGGCAGCAGTTTCTACAGCATTTGGAGTTACATCATCTTTTGCAAGTACAGTAGCAACTAGAGCAGCTACAGAAGAAGAGATTAAAAATCCTTTTCCTGGTTCAAAAA
Above is a genomic segment from Aliarcobacter cryaerophilus containing:
- a CDS encoding 4Fe-4S binding protein; this translates as MQEFIYYNKNGLDFPLSEKIQVTTNLDDIKDKSFLISNSKDVNSEFIASEIDFYIKNSQDNLSKKIQNVLKLYEINATRFDFAQDISHSVDISKEVLLITKNQEEYDLFTSQLSKNDFELFRIDETILKTISGEIGNFEVVVKDSHKDITLRVSQIVWFDAKPSPKERIGVFDPNLSSINEVVKILKDNINSFSYRKFTTYDKTICQYDGRREVICSKCEEVCPTVAITKDDTTKTLTFSQVDCHGCGGCISVCPSGALDYTPTNKESLYEISKFYKETHPLIIPSKMSLDNLNIELKENVLPFAIDGEKFLHEGTLLTLLQISGSQLIFYSDFLSKGTKDAIRILNDIYQKRYQKDAVLIAMNEDELALALKQISFVENSYFNFNQDGFKKREVFSHRLQKIVGNDDLGVVETGEHIHYAKVEVNQDTCTLCLVCVGACNVGALVADASDNTLRINPSICTACGYCEVSCPEANCLTIKQDIIELKPTWFKESVLAQDKLFACVECGVEFATAKAIEKIASKMATVFASDPVKVRSLYCCANCKPKIMMQSYFDNRK
- a CDS encoding TorD/DmsD family molecular chaperone; the protein is MQDTQSINKARAIYYNLFANFFVPSSDIKNYFELFRLLNLLKDSSLDEASEESIKNILNLLDKDSNQSLIQEYDDIFHNPVYEKVRQTASFYDEGVESGKKRVEMIQFVAKTKLRRDENRYFEYEDSVGFIFSIMSELSNLVALGEKQYENTVHCIFEQILNPFVDEFAKSIYEHKKANIYKELMVVLHSFIEFERLYLEVTKPLKKEKAKKQVTDNWGDITPEERERRERNRALKALGPKN
- a CDS encoding Tat pathway signal protein is translated as MQESRRAFAKKAAIITAAAVATTGTVVLAGNGETSVQDDSNNGVVVGKSNKKEILYKKTMAWEEFYKNAK